In the genome of Cryptomeria japonica chromosome 8, Sugi_1.0, whole genome shotgun sequence, one region contains:
- the LOC131049660 gene encoding uncharacterized protein LOC131049660 produces the protein MASGVSDSANMSSSDNECGFNRKMKELVTVIRETLGESAEYKKLRSWEYSQAQRESRETTNLHANESSQASRSTCSEQGQKFDVFLSHSGRQKNFVRQLHRDLTNQGVSCFFDEDRESCLPVAEDFPSRIFQAAETCKVAVLLLSRDFIETKWPMLELSTFVKARDRNPNFKILPLFFMIPPEALKRITACNKKWKEFEKSKERRAEWHRALKVIRGINGLKLTEDGDELEFRDEIVKKIWRILPAPSPRYHVPAMQGEARMCQEVTELFNKAQPTEKGIRIVGLYGIAGHGKATLGKAFCNRKLGDFEGRVCHLEFSRGDSFERTKLALQYLTHRPQSYLQTLICQNQAQVEMHTRVKGQRVLLVLDNVTEESIDEATYYLRADFGENSCILLSARSADLLVKHFNIDSRSCMRVPRLEEEEAIAILLERAFPVESNLGAENRGFALKCAKRCLFKDTSCDIGPRARSFHPLALKAFGGYLLSKYGSNLSKWVAEIDGMVDGSGDGLDEVFTVLCKAFDDMDPIYQTIFILLTVYRLPNMSPHKVTEWLAINCNEEIKYIKKAVKDLMKKAFIENFEAEIRIHDLYIEFAQSKAKRMERWLWWKGDGPSTRGLISKSNVGFELAKLEQCMHRSPSQIARMYLQNLSVLQLVGVQNMAKIDLGRMNSLRSITLHNCKNLTALEGMEKLPCMAWVQMRDVNPMLKLPELSSLAALQYLEIDIADSRVVNELGDLTPCLFLRQIIVRCPSLSEFPRVNGLSYLEKVEFSVCDKVKRPLDCAECVELQSIVLTFCSQMAASPLLAGCKKLSKIVLSDCDAVTACPEIDVPSALKTLELQISSEAASAPRNLEFCYGLENLQLWNMGKLKELPSLRRLSNLTVLKLGKCGIREPPDLTCCDMLEDVYFFTLKNLERFPNFSSLRKLKSLSLYNCRRVQDPPLIWGCHELQVFHLLYNDNMKGLPKMECCPRLEEIKVSWHCEDEITYDGIDPGSWEIDDDGGFWLEHFKYEIIPNLSDVSVPEALENLQWLNGKKMLVKRYFRGLKLYCSLTAPYELYVRRKFSGQTMAGAVAGRDESSESSERYGQNFITLRSTDSKVRAFPTLGRVCEDRAWLNRVQEYFDIACTNSASGRI, from the exons ATGGCATCGGGAGTCTCCGACAGTGCCAATATGAGTAGCAGTGATAATGAATGCGGCTTCAACAGAAAAATGAAGGAACTGGTGACCGTTATCAGAG AAACATTAGGAGAGAGCGCTGAATACAAGAAATTAAGGAGCTGGGAATATTCTCAAGCTCAGCGTGAGAGCCGGGAGACTACAAATTTACACGCCAACGAGTCCTCTCAAGCCAGCAGATCGACCTGCAG TGAGCAAGGACAAAAGTTTGATGTATTTCTCAGCCACAGCGGTAGGCAGAAAAATTTTGTTAGGCAGCTACACAGAGACCTCACAAACCAAGGCGTATCCTGCTTCTTTGACGAAGATCGTGAAAGTTGTTTGCCAGTGGCAGAAGATTTCCCCTCTCGTATATTTCAAGCCGCTGAGACATGCAAAGTAGCAGTTTTGCTTCTCTCTAGGGATTTCATTGAAACAAAGTGGCCAATGCTGGAACTCTCTACTTTCGTGAAAGCCAGAGATAGAAATCCCAATTTCAAAATTTTACCCTTGTTCTTTATGATTCCACCCGAAGCTCTAAAACGAATTACGGCATGCAACAAAAAGTGGAAAGAGTTTGAGAAATCCAAGGAAAGGCGAGCCGAATGGCACCGAGCTTTGAAAGTAATACGAGGAATTAACGGGTTGAAGCTTACTGAAGATGGCGATGAACTGGAGTTTAGAGATGAAATTGTGAAAAAAATCTGGCGTATACTTCCAGCACCCTCACCAAGGTATCATGTCCCTGCTATGCAAGGAGAAGCACGAATGTGTCAG GAGGTCACAGAGCTCTTCAACAAAGCTCAGCCCACCGAAAAGGGAATCCGTATTGTTGGATTGTATGGAATAGCAGGCCACGGGAAAGCTACACTTGGCAAGGCTTTCTGCAACCGgaaattgggggattttgaaggcAGAGTATGTCATCTGGAATTTTCCAGAGGCGATTCATTCGAAAGAACAAAACTTGCCCTGCAGTATCTCACTCACCGCCCACAATCTTATCTCCAAACATTGATATGCCAAAATCAG GCACAAGTTGAGATGCATACAAGAGTGAAGGGCCAAAGGGTATTGTTGGTTCTCGACAACGTCACAGAAGAAAGTATAGACGAAGCGACATATTATCTTCGCGCAGACTTTGGAGAAAACAGTTGCATCCTTTTGAGCGCTCGAAGTGCTGATTTACTGGTAAAGCATTTCAATATAGACTCGCGGTCATGCATGCGCGTCCCAAGGCTTGAAGAGGAAGAGGCCATAGCCATCTTGTTGGAAAGGGCATTTCCAGTAGAGTCAAATTTAGGGGCAGAGAACAGAGGATTTGCTTTGAAGTGTGCAAAAAGATGTTTGTTCAAAGACACAAGTTGTGACATCGGTCCGAGAGCTCGATCATTCCATCCGTTGGCCTTAAAAGCCTTTGGCGGCTACCTGCTAAGTAAGTACGGTTCGAATTTGTCAAAATGGGTTGCTGAGATAGATGGCATGGTAGACGGATCCGGTGATGGTTTAGATGAAGTGTTCACTGTGCTGTGCAAAGCTTTTGATGACATGGATCCGATATACCAAACCATATTCATACTTCTTACTGTATATAGGCTGCCCAACATGTCTCCCCACAAAGTTACGGAGTGGCTTGCAATAAACTGCAACGAAGAGATCAAGTATATTAAGAAAGCT GTTAAGGATCTAATGAAGAAGGCTTTTATTGAAAACTTTGAAGCTGAAATCCGCATACATGACCTTTACATTGAGTTCGCTCAAAGTAAAGCAAAAAGGATGGAGAGATGGCTGTGGTGGAAGGGCGATGGACCTAGTACACGTGGGCTGATTTCAAAATCCAATGTAGGGTTTGAATTGGCTAAGTTGGAGCAATGCATGCACCGAAGTCCATCCCAGATCGCCCGCATGTACCTTCAAAATCTATCGGTGCTTCAGCTCGTAGGTGTGCAGAATATGGCCAAGATTGACTTGGGCAGGATGAACAGTCTCAGAAGTATCACATTACACAATTGCAAAAATCTGACAGCACTTGAGGGAATGGAAAAATTGCCATGCATGGCATGGGTTCAGATGAGGGATGTAAATCCCATGCTAAAACTTCCAGAACTAAGCAGTCTCGCTGCGTTACAATATCTGGAGATCGACATTGCAGACAGCCGTGTGGTCAATGAGCTGGGAGATCTTACACCTTGTTTATTTCTCAGACAGATAATTGTTCGCTGTCCTTCTCTCTCGGAGTTCCCCAGGGTAAATGGTTTATCATATTTGGAGAAAGTGGAGTTTAGTGTGTGTGATAAAGTGAAGAGGCCCCTGGACTGTGCAGAATGCGTAGAGCTCCAAAGTATTGTCTTAACTTTTTGCAGCCAGATGGCTGCTTCGCCATTGCTGGCTGGATGTAAGAAACTATCCAAAATTGTTTTGTCAGACTGTGATGCAGTGACGGCATGTCCAGAGATAGATGTACCAAGTGCTTTAAAGACATTAGAATTGCAGATTTCATCAGAAGCTGCTTCGGCACCCAGAAATTTAGAGTTTTGTTACGGACTAGAAAATCTTCAACTATGGAATATGGGGAAACTAAAGGAGCTTCCAAGTTTAAGACGTTTATCAAATTTGACTGTGCTCAAGCTTGGCAAGTGTGGTATAAGGGAGCCACCGGATCTTACATGTTGTGACATGCTGGAGGATGTTTACTTTTTCACGCTCAAGAATTTAGAAAGGTTTCCCAACTTCTCGTCACTAAGGAAGTTGAAGAGCTTGAGTTTATATAACTGCAGGAGGGTTCAAGATCCTCCTCTTATCTGGGGGTGCCATGAATTACAGGTGTTTCATCTGCTCTACAATGATAATATGAAAGGACTTCCAAAGATGGAGTGCTGCCCACGATTAGAGGAAATCAAAGTGAGTTGGCATTGTGAGGACGAGATCACTTATGATGGAATTGATCCGGGCAGTTGGGAAATCGATGACGATGGTGGGTTTTGGCTGGAGCACTTCAAATATGAGATCATACCAAACTTGAGTGATGTAAGCGTGCCAGAAGCATTGGAAAATTTACAGTGGCTGAACGGCAAGAAAATGCTGGTGAAACGGTATTTCCGCGGATTGAAGCTCTATTGCTCTCTCACTGCTCCATATGAACTATACGTGCGAAGGAAGTTTTCGGGGCAAACAATGGCAGGAGCTGTTGCAGGTCGTGATGAATCGTCTGAGAGCTCGGAGCGTTACGGCCAAAATTTTATTACTCTGAGATCGACAGATAGCAAAGTGAGGGCTTTCCCGACGCTGGGCAGGGTTTGTGAAGATCGTGCTTGGTTGAATAGAGTGCAAGAGTATTTTGATATTGCTTGCacaaattctgcctcgggaagaaTTTAG